A window from Candidatus Nitrospira neomarina encodes these proteins:
- a CDS encoding cell wall hydrolase, with the protein MKRNQTLLSCVLIIGIETFSICLLPVSPTPANSADIALVLSSSSPVSPLPPEMVHWPESSHSDDTLAALTIYLEAGGESFAGKLAVAAVIRNRMALKYHSDGTVKGTVLRAKQFEPWMGRNPEEMEFDQTNRNMKDSLLAWKVVQDGRKMVNGAVLFYNPQLVKTPRWAQINRKVAKIGGHEFFNKHTI; encoded by the coding sequence ATGAAACGAAACCAAACACTGTTATCTTGTGTCCTCATCATTGGTATAGAAACCTTCTCCATATGCTTACTCCCCGTTTCACCAACTCCTGCAAATTCGGCCGATATCGCATTAGTTCTTTCGTCTTCTTCGCCTGTATCACCATTGCCTCCGGAAATGGTCCATTGGCCGGAATCTAGCCACAGCGACGACACCTTAGCGGCCCTCACCATCTATCTGGAAGCCGGCGGTGAAAGTTTTGCTGGAAAGTTAGCTGTCGCGGCCGTCATTCGGAACCGAATGGCTCTCAAATACCATAGCGATGGCACGGTCAAGGGCACGGTTCTTCGGGCCAAACAGTTTGAACCATGGATGGGACGAAATCCAGAAGAAATGGAATTTGATCAAACCAATCGAAACATGAAAGATAGTTTATTAGCCTGGAAGGTTGTACAAGACGGGCGAAAGATGGTGAATGGGGCTGTACTGTTTTATAATCCCCAACTGGTCAAAACTCCCCGGTGGGCTCAGATCAACCGTAAAGTGGCAAAAATTGGCGGACACGAATTTTTTAATAAGCACACCATTTAA
- a CDS encoding sigma-70 family RNA polymerase sigma factor: protein MDEDAQHSTETTVGIKEPDTSHLCSVSPKKVEHTEAQGQLDQEYVTRILLEFLPIIRRMAGIMAFRNPFSLDVEDLTSAGAMGLLSALKRYDPTRDIKFRTFAEYRIRGMMLDEIRSMDWVPRSVRFRRDQVRQIVEEHLQKNGVPPTTQELATLLGVPIEEIEGVGGCDPRLISLDEPVGQGEDECTLRDVLPDVNHLDPFVACADAEMKAALSAALQTLSARQQEVLQSYYHAGLTMKEIGRQMGLTESGVCRVHSGAIRHLRIELKRIEDGGPSAPRPRNLRKTPVVRD, encoded by the coding sequence ATGGACGAAGACGCACAACATTCCACGGAGACAACAGTTGGTATCAAAGAACCCGACACATCTCACCTCTGTTCGGTTAGTCCGAAAAAAGTAGAACATACGGAGGCACAGGGCCAGCTCGATCAGGAATATGTTACCCGGATTTTATTAGAGTTTCTCCCGATCATTCGTCGGATGGCCGGAATTATGGCATTCAGAAATCCCTTTTCCCTGGATGTCGAGGATTTGACCAGCGCAGGGGCTATGGGGCTGTTGTCGGCGTTGAAGCGCTATGATCCGACACGTGATATTAAATTTCGCACATTTGCCGAATATCGTATTCGTGGCATGATGTTAGATGAAATTCGGTCTATGGATTGGGTTCCTCGGTCTGTTCGATTTCGTCGAGATCAAGTGCGACAAATAGTTGAAGAGCATCTTCAGAAAAATGGGGTGCCACCGACCACACAGGAATTGGCCACACTGTTGGGCGTCCCCATTGAGGAGATAGAAGGAGTGGGCGGGTGTGATCCCCGGTTAATTAGTCTGGATGAGCCGGTTGGGCAGGGGGAAGATGAATGCACCCTTCGTGATGTTTTGCCGGACGTTAACCATCTGGACCCTTTTGTGGCCTGTGCGGATGCAGAAATGAAAGCGGCCCTGTCAGCGGCGCTCCAGACATTATCGGCACGCCAGCAAGAGGTGCTTCAATCGTATTATCATGCGGGATTGACGATGAAAGAAATTGGTCGGCAAATGGGTCTGACCGAATCTGGGGTCTGCCGGGTGCATTCCGGTGCCATTCGACATCTACGCATAGAGTTGAAACGTATAGAGGATGGGGGACCCAGTGCGCCCCGACCCAGGAATTTGCGAAAAACACCCGTGGTCCGTGACTAA
- the lptG gene encoding LPS export ABC transporter permease LptG, with translation MKKISWYVFGKFSRVFLMCLVTVLTIYLVVDFFEKLRKFLKYDADLSVILSFFVYRIPEIAFLLAPLAALMASILTICGLNRTREITAMRSCGLSFYQIAIPFFVFGGFVSVVGLSLTSVLIPLANIKAEFVQSVLIQNKPEPLLLTPERLWLRVGRNHLMRIDSVTEDGFRLNGIHQYTLDDRFSLKRILKGEWATFVDEEWIMEHAIERTFQAKERLQVNVIPRQTLPLSLTPDDFQNWLAQSPEHMSLYQLHDYIQRLIEDGHSPHRFLTDYWSRIAYSLVPLVMILLGISVSLRGSGVREVGIAKGLGQTLAIGFFFWAAHSVGIVLGRNGAVLPIIGGWIATVMFLIIGINLFLRLK, from the coding sequence ATGAAAAAAATTTCTTGGTATGTATTTGGGAAATTTAGTCGCGTCTTCTTAATGTGTCTTGTAACCGTGCTGACGATTTATCTGGTCGTGGATTTTTTTGAAAAATTGAGAAAATTTTTGAAATATGATGCAGACCTAAGCGTTATTTTAAGCTTTTTTGTCTATCGAATTCCCGAAATTGCTTTTCTCTTAGCCCCGCTAGCGGCTCTAATGGCATCAATTTTGACAATTTGTGGGCTTAATCGGACTCGTGAAATCACGGCGATGCGAAGTTGTGGATTAAGTTTTTATCAAATTGCCATTCCTTTTTTTGTCTTTGGCGGGTTTGTGAGTGTGGTGGGTCTGAGTTTGACGTCCGTGTTGATTCCTTTGGCCAATATTAAAGCTGAATTTGTTCAATCGGTTTTAATCCAAAATAAACCAGAGCCCCTCTTACTAACTCCGGAACGTTTATGGCTTCGGGTGGGACGCAATCACCTTATGCGAATTGATTCCGTGACAGAAGATGGGTTTCGTTTGAATGGTATCCACCAATACACCCTCGATGATCGCTTCAGTCTCAAAAGGATTCTTAAAGGAGAATGGGCAACGTTTGTCGATGAAGAATGGATAATGGAGCATGCGATTGAGCGAACATTTCAGGCTAAAGAACGCCTGCAAGTGAATGTTATCCCACGGCAGACGTTGCCTCTCTCTCTCACGCCTGATGATTTTCAGAATTGGCTGGCTCAGTCTCCAGAGCATATGTCCTTGTATCAATTGCATGACTATATTCAAAGGTTAATAGAAGATGGCCATAGTCCTCATCGTTTTTTAACTGATTATTGGTCTCGAATTGCGTACTCTCTGGTTCCTCTGGTGATGATACTGTTAGGGATCTCGGTGAGTCTGCGCGGAAGTGGTGTGCGTGAGGTTGGAATAGCTAAAGGGCTTGGGCAAACTCTGGCAATTGGATTTTTTTTCTGGGCGGCGCATTCAGTAGGCATTGTCTTAGGACGAAATGGAGCGGTATTACCGATCATTGGCGGTTGGATTGCCACAGTCATGTTTTTGATCATAGGAATAAATCTGTTTTTGAGGCTGAAATGA
- a CDS encoding LptF/LptG family permease, whose product MSKTLIRLFDRYIFFELLPPFLTSLTGLCFIIFTKEMLRLVDLVVSRGISLAALGSIVLHLLPSFLVLTLPIACLIASISAFNRLSFDNEVIAIRAAGVSFWRINLPVVVFSGIVFLLTVYLSQWGQPWANVSLKTLALSVIEDELTLAVDSGVFNEPIPGLMVYVPHSENASGDKGIFISDQRNPEQPLIIVAENFHMLKQSERQQFGIRLFKGAIHQIPKDANNFHRVIFDTYDFWLSSPFSSVKDKTKRKTYHNLTQQLEESGGTDAGALRRLVEFHKDTAFPVATFVLGLLGVPVGIVSKRSGKAGGFAIGVLVVIGFYLLNVLGEFLVTTLVISPFFGAWMPNIILAFFTGFLLFQAGKQ is encoded by the coding sequence TTGTCCAAGACCTTGATCAGACTTTTCGATCGGTACATTTTTTTTGAGTTGCTTCCCCCATTTTTGACCAGCCTGACCGGGTTGTGTTTCATCATTTTTACCAAGGAAATGCTACGGTTGGTGGATTTAGTGGTATCCCGGGGAATCAGTTTGGCGGCCTTGGGGTCAATTGTGCTGCATTTGCTTCCTTCTTTTTTAGTCCTAACCTTACCAATTGCCTGCTTAATTGCCTCAATTTCGGCCTTTAATCGTCTATCGTTTGACAATGAGGTCATTGCTATTCGAGCTGCGGGGGTCAGTTTCTGGCGAATCAACCTTCCTGTGGTGGTTTTTTCCGGCATTGTATTCCTCTTGACGGTATATCTTTCTCAATGGGGCCAGCCCTGGGCCAATGTGTCTTTGAAGACTTTGGCTTTGAGCGTCATCGAAGATGAGTTGACTCTTGCGGTTGATTCGGGAGTGTTTAATGAACCAATCCCCGGACTCATGGTGTATGTGCCACACTCGGAGAATGCTTCTGGCGATAAGGGGATCTTCATTTCGGACCAACGCAATCCGGAGCAACCCTTAATAATTGTGGCGGAGAATTTTCACATGTTGAAACAAAGCGAACGTCAGCAGTTTGGCATTCGATTGTTTAAGGGGGCAATTCATCAAATCCCCAAAGATGCCAATAATTTTCATCGGGTTATCTTTGATACCTATGATTTTTGGCTTTCTTCGCCTTTTTCCTCCGTGAAAGATAAGACAAAACGGAAAACCTACCACAACCTCACTCAGCAATTGGAGGAATCAGGTGGAACGGACGCAGGAGCCCTTCGTCGATTAGTAGAGTTTCATAAAGACACCGCCTTTCCGGTCGCCACCTTTGTGCTGGGGTTATTGGGCGTCCCGGTGGGGATTGTGTCGAAGCGGTCCGGGAAAGCTGGAGGGTTTGCGATTGGGGTTCTCGTGGTTATCGGATTTTATTTATTAAATGTATTGGGAGAGTTTCTCGTGACGACTTTGGTGATTTCTCCGTTTTTCGGTGCGTGGATGCCCAACATTATCCTGGCCTTCTTCACAGGGTTCCTTCTATTTCAAGCTGGAAAACAATGA
- a CDS encoding cold shock domain-containing protein, with amino-acid sequence MRSKGTVKWFNDRKGFGFIQVEGGQDVFVHYSALQEDGFKSLKEGESVEFDLVEGAKGPQAANVTKSGIGQPS; translated from the coding sequence ATGAGAAGTAAGGGAACCGTAAAATGGTTTAATGATCGAAAAGGTTTTGGCTTCATTCAAGTTGAAGGTGGACAGGATGTGTTTGTCCATTATTCCGCACTTCAAGAAGACGGCTTTAAATCTTTAAAAGAGGGGGAATCGGTAGAATTTGACTTGGTAGAAGGAGCAAAGGGTCCACAGGCTGCCAACGTCACAAAATCAGGAATTGGCCAACCATCTTAA
- a CDS encoding SMP-30/gluconolactonase/LRE family protein has translation MTKLFDVLFYGNPLYRKIVTVESGVEDWGAGQNEDANIPQAPANLRANPDHTRITLTWDPVPEALYYNVYFMTTKGVQIKPNELTRPVAGQEDFIPKVGITKEKANCIEGAISPYEHNDLANNFCYHYAISVVTEEGESLLSEEIMSIPSPYLPVMQIGCEGVDDGEFKSPTGIAIDKDGNIYVGDTDNHSIQKFDRSGKFLARWGDEPDSTEGKFYYPRGIATSPEGDVYVADSGNNRIQKFDSEGNIINAWGKFGFAWRGAEAGKFDVPWGVTTDSQGNLFVSDTSNARIQKFLSDGSPVLKWGRDGGYDGAFFYPRGLAVDFVGNIYIADEGNHRIQKFDARGNFLLKWGKEGNAPGQFKAPWGVACDPLGYVYVVDSGNHRVQKFDSSGTYLTSWGNRGLTEGQLNFPSGIAVDKEGYVYVIDSGNHRLTKFAPTEDELNRGKQEKRVASDLTAPINLAVKPGDTENILSWLEVPNAVSYNLYFSTEPNLSTDTSTKIEGVTTPYIHSGLTNNTAYFYAMTSVTEDGAESRLSEEQTAIPVLIDISAPQNPDIVINHGAYMTNSPDMVATISAKDVDSGVAAYFISENPMTPSGTMPGWVEVEPEQKFGATIPFTTSPTDGTKTVYVWFKDANNNVSVPASTNILLNTSGYICAAKWGKPGRGASLLHGGEFISPLYGLTIDRQGSLFVVDNGNNRIQKFDRNGNFILLWGNFGSANGGFNNPTGIACDGNGNVYVADTNNHRIQKFDGKLGHYMMKLGSRGNGEGQFNAPWGVAVDRVRGYLYVVDSANFRVQKFDETGEFIMQWGSFGNGDGQFYFARGIAVDQTDGTVYVVDMGNHRIQKFDTSSNVLPQLLTKWGGGIGPGHASSAQAQEPGQFRSPWGVAVDESGDVFVSDTGNQRIQKFDRDGNFITQWGGFGSQDGQFNFPYGIGADSRGHVYSVDSGNMRVQEFMPAEEAEDHFQEEETMAFIPEAAE, from the coding sequence ATGACAAAACTTTTCGATGTTTTATTTTATGGAAATCCGCTCTATCGAAAGATTGTGACCGTAGAAAGTGGAGTGGAGGACTGGGGAGCAGGGCAAAACGAGGATGCCAATATTCCACAGGCACCAGCAAACCTACGCGCTAACCCTGATCACACGCGAATTACCCTGACTTGGGATCCTGTCCCGGAAGCCCTCTATTACAATGTTTACTTCATGACCACCAAAGGCGTTCAAATTAAGCCCAACGAACTAACCAGGCCAGTCGCAGGCCAAGAGGATTTCATCCCAAAAGTTGGGATAACCAAAGAAAAAGCCAATTGCATTGAAGGAGCGATCTCTCCTTACGAACATAACGACCTAGCCAATAACTTTTGTTATCACTATGCAATTTCTGTGGTCACGGAAGAGGGTGAAAGTCTCTTATCCGAAGAGATAATGTCCATTCCTTCGCCCTACCTCCCCGTGATGCAAATCGGGTGTGAAGGCGTCGACGATGGAGAATTCAAATCACCAACCGGCATTGCTATAGATAAAGACGGAAATATCTATGTCGGCGATACGGACAATCATTCAATTCAGAAGTTTGACCGATCGGGAAAATTTCTTGCACGTTGGGGTGACGAACCTGATTCAACCGAAGGAAAATTTTACTACCCGCGGGGCATTGCCACATCCCCCGAAGGGGATGTGTATGTGGCAGATAGTGGGAATAATCGGATCCAAAAGTTTGATTCTGAAGGAAATATTATCAACGCATGGGGAAAATTCGGTTTTGCCTGGAGAGGGGCGGAAGCGGGGAAATTTGATGTCCCCTGGGGAGTTACCACCGATTCCCAAGGCAATCTGTTTGTCTCGGATACCAGCAATGCCAGAATTCAAAAATTCCTTTCAGACGGCTCTCCTGTGCTTAAGTGGGGGCGTGACGGGGGATATGACGGCGCCTTCTTTTATCCCCGCGGGCTCGCAGTTGACTTTGTCGGGAATATTTATATTGCCGATGAGGGGAACCATCGAATTCAAAAATTTGATGCACGAGGTAACTTTCTCCTGAAGTGGGGAAAGGAAGGGAATGCCCCTGGCCAATTTAAAGCACCATGGGGGGTCGCCTGCGACCCTTTAGGATATGTGTATGTGGTCGACAGCGGAAATCACCGTGTCCAAAAATTTGATTCTAGCGGGACCTATCTCACTTCGTGGGGAAATCGGGGATTAACCGAAGGACAACTGAATTTCCCGTCAGGGATTGCGGTGGACAAAGAGGGATATGTGTATGTCATAGACAGCGGCAATCACCGTTTAACCAAGTTTGCCCCAACTGAGGATGAACTCAATCGAGGCAAACAAGAAAAACGGGTTGCCAGCGATCTTACAGCCCCCATCAATCTTGCCGTCAAACCCGGAGATACAGAAAACATCCTAAGTTGGCTCGAAGTGCCCAATGCTGTCAGTTACAACCTCTATTTTAGTACTGAACCCAACCTCTCAACAGATACCTCCACAAAGATCGAAGGTGTGACCACTCCATACATTCATAGTGGCCTCACAAATAACACGGCATATTTTTATGCTATGACGTCGGTGACCGAAGATGGAGCTGAAAGCCGGCTATCTGAAGAGCAGACCGCTATTCCGGTTTTGATCGACATCTCGGCACCTCAAAATCCTGACATCGTCATTAATCATGGGGCTTACATGACCAATAGTCCTGATATGGTCGCCACCATCTCAGCCAAAGACGTGGATAGCGGAGTGGCTGCCTATTTCATCTCTGAAAACCCCATGACTCCAAGCGGGACCATGCCTGGATGGGTTGAAGTGGAACCGGAACAAAAGTTTGGAGCCACTATTCCTTTTACCACCTCGCCAACCGATGGCACAAAAACCGTCTACGTTTGGTTTAAAGACGCCAACAACAACGTTTCTGTTCCCGCCAGCACCAACATCCTTCTCAACACGTCTGGGTATATTTGTGCCGCCAAGTGGGGAAAACCAGGCCGGGGAGCTTCCCTTCTCCATGGTGGAGAATTTATTAGCCCTCTATACGGCCTAACGATTGATCGCCAAGGGTCATTGTTTGTGGTTGATAACGGGAACAACCGCATCCAGAAATTCGACAGAAATGGCAATTTCATCCTATTATGGGGAAATTTCGGATCCGCTAATGGAGGCTTTAATAATCCCACAGGCATCGCATGCGATGGAAATGGGAATGTGTATGTGGCTGACACCAATAACCATCGGATTCAAAAGTTTGATGGCAAATTAGGCCATTATATGATGAAACTGGGATCCCGCGGGAATGGGGAAGGGCAATTTAATGCTCCATGGGGAGTGGCGGTCGACCGGGTACGCGGGTACCTGTACGTCGTAGATAGTGCCAACTTCCGGGTTCAAAAATTTGATGAAACCGGAGAATTCATTATGCAGTGGGGAAGCTTTGGGAATGGGGACGGGCAGTTTTATTTTGCGCGAGGCATTGCTGTAGATCAAACGGATGGAACCGTCTATGTGGTCGATATGGGTAATCATCGGATTCAAAAATTTGATACAAGCTCAAACGTCCTCCCACAATTACTTACCAAGTGGGGCGGAGGCATTGGGCCTGGCCATGCCAGCAGCGCTCAGGCACAAGAACCTGGACAATTTCGATCACCCTGGGGTGTGGCAGTAGATGAATCAGGAGACGTATTTGTCAGTGATACCGGCAATCAACGCATTCAAAAGTTTGATCGAGACGGTAACTTTATCACCCAATGGGGCGGTTTTGGCTCTCAGGATGGCCAATTCAACTTCCCCTATGGAATTGGAGCTGACTCCAGAGGACACGTCTATTCGGTTGATAGCGGAAATATGCGAGTTCAAGAATTCATGCCGGCAGAGGAAGCCGAAGATCATTTCCAGGAAGAGGAAACGATGGCCTTTATTCCTGAGGCAGCAGAATAG
- the guaB gene encoding IMP dehydrogenase produces MLEKQLRMGLTFDDVVLVPRHSNIIPSEVDPSTQLTRNIRINIPILSAAMDTVTEGRLAIAIAREGGIGIIHRALSPDIQASEVDKVKKSESGMILSPITISPDHTIRDAHHLMATYRISGIPVTKDGKLVGILTNRDLRFENRLDLKVSQVMTKNNLVTAPEGTGLDQAQAILHEHRIEKLPVVNDQFELKGLITIKDIQKKIKYPYACKDAHGRLRVGAAVGVGPDVEERLERLTKAGIDLIVVDTAHGHSQSVLEKVKDIKSRYPDLELMAGNVATSAATLDLIKAGADAIKVGVGPGSICTTRIVSGAGVPQLTAVADCATIAKEHQIPLIADGGIKYSGDLTKALAAGASCVMIGSLFAGTEESPGETVLYQGRTYKEYRGMGSLGAMERGGKDRYFQEGRESSKLVPEGIEARVPYKGNLAVMVYQLVGGLKAGMGYCGCRTIEELQQNAQFIQLTSAGLREAHVHDVVITKEAPNYRAD; encoded by the coding sequence ATGTTGGAAAAACAATTACGAATGGGACTCACTTTTGATGACGTGGTCCTGGTGCCGCGCCATTCAAATATTATCCCATCTGAGGTAGACCCCTCCACCCAACTCACTCGAAATATTCGGATTAATATCCCAATTCTGAGCGCGGCCATGGACACTGTAACTGAAGGACGATTAGCCATTGCGATAGCACGCGAAGGGGGAATTGGAATAATTCACCGCGCCCTCTCCCCTGACATCCAAGCCTCAGAAGTCGATAAGGTCAAAAAATCAGAAAGTGGAATGATCCTTTCTCCAATCACCATCTCCCCAGATCATACCATTCGCGATGCACACCATCTTATGGCCACTTACCGCATATCTGGAATCCCTGTAACTAAAGATGGCAAATTGGTCGGCATCTTAACGAACCGAGATCTTCGTTTTGAAAATCGTTTGGATCTCAAAGTTTCTCAGGTTATGACTAAAAACAACCTCGTGACCGCCCCTGAGGGCACGGGATTAGACCAGGCCCAAGCAATTCTTCATGAGCATCGCATTGAAAAACTTCCTGTGGTAAATGATCAATTCGAGTTAAAAGGGCTGATCACCATCAAAGACATTCAGAAGAAAATCAAATATCCCTATGCCTGCAAAGATGCGCACGGACGGTTACGCGTCGGCGCCGCCGTCGGAGTCGGGCCCGACGTAGAAGAACGCCTGGAGCGGCTCACTAAAGCTGGAATCGATCTAATCGTTGTCGATACCGCCCATGGGCACTCCCAAAGTGTCCTGGAAAAAGTCAAAGATATTAAATCTCGCTATCCAGACCTGGAACTAATGGCAGGAAATGTCGCAACTTCTGCCGCCACGCTGGATCTCATTAAAGCCGGAGCAGATGCTATTAAAGTTGGAGTCGGGCCAGGCTCAATCTGCACCACCAGAATCGTATCAGGAGCCGGTGTCCCACAATTGACCGCAGTGGCGGATTGCGCCACCATCGCCAAAGAACACCAAATACCCTTGATTGCTGATGGAGGCATTAAATATTCGGGAGATCTCACCAAAGCCCTCGCGGCCGGCGCCTCTTGCGTGATGATCGGATCACTCTTTGCGGGAACCGAAGAATCTCCAGGGGAAACGGTATTGTATCAAGGCCGAACCTACAAAGAATATCGGGGAATGGGATCACTGGGGGCCATGGAACGCGGAGGAAAGGATCGTTACTTTCAAGAGGGGCGCGAATCTTCAAAATTAGTCCCTGAAGGCATTGAAGCCCGCGTTCCCTACAAAGGAAACCTCGCAGTCATGGTCTATCAATTAGTGGGAGGGCTGAAGGCAGGAATGGGGTACTGCGGATGTCGAACAATCGAAGAACTTCAACAGAATGCTCAATTCATTCAACTGACCTCTGCAGGGCTGCGAGAAGCCCACGTTCATGATGTAGTGATTACTAAGGAGGCCCCCAATTATCGGGCTGACTAA
- the guaA gene encoding glutamine-hydrolyzing GMP synthase, which produces MHSHHDTIVILDFGSQYTQLIARRIREFHIFSVILPSQATVQDILTYHPKGIIFSGGPASVTQAHSPKIDSQIFDLAIPILGICYGMQLLAHQCGGTVNPTPHREFGRADLTVDDNTNLFLGLDPTMAFPVWMSHGDSVQQLPPGFHVIAHTAHAPIAAMKSSNDTQQLFGIQFHPEVMHTLHGSTILQNFARHICHCEPTWTMGSFIEKAVTDIRQTVGNGKVICALSGGVDSTVAAVLAHRAIGDQLTCLFIDNGLMRKNEVAQLQTTFDSAYHLKVRIADHADTFLAALGRTTDPERKRKIIGRQFIKVFEQEAVSLGKVGFLVQGTLYPDVIESLSVKGPSATIKTHHNVGGLPKRMKFKLIEPFRELFKDEVRQLGLELGLPEDIVWRQPFPGPGLAIRIIGSVTTQRLAILREADAIVRDEIERAGLSRIIWQSFAVLLPIQTVGVMGDQRTYESVIAIRAVTSTDGMTADWGVIPAEVLGKMSNRIINEVQGINRVVYDISSKPPATIEWE; this is translated from the coding sequence ATGCACTCGCACCACGATACCATTGTCATTCTGGATTTTGGATCGCAGTATACGCAACTCATTGCACGGCGGATACGCGAATTCCACATTTTTTCCGTGATTCTCCCCTCGCAGGCGACGGTTCAGGATATCCTTACCTATCACCCCAAAGGGATTATTTTCTCAGGAGGACCCGCAAGCGTCACTCAGGCCCATTCTCCGAAAATTGATAGCCAAATCTTTGATCTGGCCATACCCATTCTGGGGATCTGCTATGGTATGCAATTGCTTGCGCATCAATGTGGCGGAACCGTCAACCCCACACCTCATCGTGAATTCGGGCGAGCCGACTTAACCGTTGACGACAACACGAATTTATTTCTTGGTCTCGATCCCACAATGGCATTTCCTGTCTGGATGTCCCATGGGGATTCGGTACAACAGCTTCCACCTGGATTTCATGTGATCGCCCACACGGCCCATGCCCCGATCGCCGCGATGAAATCCTCCAATGACACGCAACAGCTCTTTGGTATCCAGTTTCATCCTGAAGTCATGCACACCCTTCATGGGTCAACCATTCTTCAAAACTTTGCACGTCATATCTGCCACTGCGAGCCAACCTGGACAATGGGTTCATTCATTGAAAAGGCCGTGACCGACATCCGGCAAACTGTGGGAAACGGCAAGGTCATTTGCGCACTCAGCGGAGGAGTGGATTCCACTGTGGCCGCTGTTCTGGCCCACCGGGCAATCGGCGACCAATTGACCTGCCTCTTCATCGACAATGGCCTCATGCGAAAAAATGAAGTGGCACAATTACAAACAACATTCGATTCCGCCTATCATCTGAAAGTCCGCATTGCCGACCATGCAGACACATTTCTGGCAGCACTGGGGCGCACAACAGACCCTGAACGCAAACGAAAAATCATTGGTCGTCAATTCATTAAAGTTTTTGAACAGGAAGCGGTCTCTTTAGGTAAGGTCGGGTTTCTGGTTCAGGGAACACTGTATCCGGACGTGATCGAAAGTCTGAGCGTCAAAGGACCATCGGCAACGATAAAAACACATCATAATGTCGGTGGCTTGCCGAAGCGCATGAAATTCAAACTGATTGAACCTTTTCGAGAATTGTTTAAAGATGAAGTTCGTCAATTGGGATTGGAGTTAGGTCTACCGGAGGATATTGTCTGGAGACAACCCTTTCCCGGTCCAGGCTTAGCGATTCGCATCATCGGTTCCGTGACCACCCAGCGCCTAGCCATTCTTCGTGAGGCGGATGCTATTGTTCGAGACGAAATTGAACGAGCCGGGCTGTCAAGAATCATCTGGCAATCGTTTGCGGTCTTGCTGCCGATCCAAACCGTGGGAGTCATGGGCGACCAACGGACCTACGAATCAGTGATTGCCATTCGTGCCGTCACCAGTACGGACGGCATGACTGCGGACTGGGGCGTGATTCCAGCAGAGGTGTTGGGCAAAATGTCCAATCGGATTATCAATGAAGTACAAGGGATCAACCGTGTGGTGTATGACATTAGCTCAAAACCGCCAGCAACGATCGAATGGGAATAG